In the genome of Candidatus Sericytochromatia bacterium, the window CGCCAGGGCAGGTGCGGCTCACCGCGAGCAAGCCCCGCTTTCAGCTCGCCAACCAGACCATCGCCGTCAGCGCAACCGTCCCGGCGGTGGCGGACTTCAGCCTGTCTCCCGCCCCGGCGACCCTCACGCTGGACACGAGTTTGGCAGCCAATGAGACGCAGCGTCTGGCTTGGAATGATCGGTTTCGGGGGTTGAGCCGGCAACTGGCGGCGAGTGGCTGGACCATCAAGGAGGCCCCTGCGGAACCGGCCACGGTCTGGGTCCTGGCGGGCGTGGCACGCGACCTGACCCGCCAGGAGATCGAACGTCTGACCGACTTTGTGTCGCAAGGCGGCAAGCTGATTGTGCTGGGGGAATGGGGAGGAAGTGCAGGTTTCCGCACGTCAGCCGCCAATACCCTGCTGCACGGACTGGGCGCTCATCTGGCCCCTGATCTGGTCCGCGACTTCGTCAATCCCAAGAATCCCAACTGGATCACCGTGCAGCGCTTCCTGAGCTCGCATCCCAGCGTGGCCGAAGTTCGCTCCTGGCGTGTATACGGTGCCAGTTCGGTGTTTGGGCTATGGCCGCTCCAATCGTTGGCCGAAACCTCCAAAGACGCGTTCCGGCTGCAATCGTCCTCTCAAACGGCCTCGCAATCGCTCCTGGTGGGTGGTCCCTTCAAGGCCGGCAAGGTGATTGTGGTGGGGGATACCTCCTGCTTCACGGATGAAGACAGCGACCGGGATGGACAACCCAACCTCGCTGACGGCGACAATTTCCGTCTGGTTGAACGCCTCTTGTCCTGGTAATTTGCCGTGCGCGCAATTTAGGTGATGCCGATGCCCCCCGTCATTTATTGTCCTGAATGCGACGCCGAGAATGAGGCCAAAAGCCTCGTCTGCCTGGCCTGTGGTCACGCGTTCAAGGGTGATCCGACGGCCCTGCTGTTCTCCCACGCCACGGCTCCTACCCACGCCCCCCCGCCCCCGGTGGCCTCGCCCGCCACCGATCACCCCGTCGGCAGTGGCCTGCTGCCAGCTGACAGCGTGCTGCAGAACCGCTACCGCATCACGCAGCTGCTGGGGCAGGGGGGCATGGGAGCGGTCTATCTGGCCAGCGATGCGCGCTTCTCTTCCCGGACCTGCGTGATCAAGGAAATGCTGGACCATTTCAACGATCCGGAACAGCGGGCGCAGGCCACCGAAAGCTTTCACCGCGAAGCCGATTTACTGGCCACCTTCAAACATCCGGGTATCCCGGAAGTCTACGATCGTTTCACCGAGGCCAACCGACACTATCTGGTGATGGAATACATCAACGGGGTGGATCTAGAGCAACGCTTGCTCGACAACGGGCTCCCTTTCACGGAGAAGGAGGTCATCGATTGGTCGATTCAATGTTGTGACGTGCTGTCCTACCTGCACCACCAGAACCCTCCCATCATCTACCGCGACATGAAGCCCGCCAATATCATCACGACCCATTGGGGCAAGGCGTACCTGGTGGACTTCGGCATTGCGAGGTTTTTCAATCCCGTGACCCGCGGCACGATGATTGGCACCCAAGGGTATGCCCCGCCCGAGCAGTATCGGGGACAGGTGGACCCCCGCTCGGACATTTACGCCTTGGGCGCCACCATGCACTACCTCCTGACCGGACGCGACCCTCAAAACGAGGCGCCCTTCAGCTTCCCGCCCGTCAGCACCTTGAACGCTTCGGTGTCGCCTGAGATGGAGATGCTGATTCTCAAGGCGCTTGATCCGGAGCCGGACAATCGCTTTGCCAGCGCGGATGAAATGCTGGGGCAGTTGATGGCCATCGGTGGGGATGAAACCAATTTCGTCCGCGATTGCCCCCATTGCGGACACCGCTCCTCAGTGACCAGGCAGTTCTGCCCGAACTGCAAGCAATACATTTCGAAAAAGGCCCACGTGCTCAAGCCGCAAGACGGCACGGGCACGATCATGACCGACGCAGCGGGATACCATCAGGTCAAGGCGGCAGGGCGCACCGCAGGCCTGGTGGCTGGCAACCGCTCCGCCACCGCCACCGTGCTGGCCGTTCCCACCGGTCGGGTCGATT includes:
- a CDS encoding DUF4350 domain-containing protein; the protein is MSVRPKTSAARPVPLTPTARLLLGGLWALATVQSCTFPDTRPSPIVWPTPTSPAPSVAALEPLRPSQPVAPVYADLGFEVHGGGLLIDVRAAGKPVEGAWVRLLGPSLAAGGTKANGQLTLSPILPGSDYRLWITTPGLQTVISNPFTLKANSTDTLTQRFELKAAGRLRGRVVADGQGVAGAVVSDGLNSAVSDPTGEYELPGVAPGQVRLTASKPRFQLANQTIAVSATVPAVADFSLSPAPATLTLDTSLAANETQRLAWNDRFRGLSRQLAASGWTIKEAPAEPATVWVLAGVARDLTRQEIERLTDFVSQGGKLIVLGEWGGSAGFRTSAANTLLHGLGAHLAPDLVRDFVNPKNPNWITVQRFLSSHPSVAEVRSWRVYGASSVFGLWPLQSLAETSKDAFRLQSSSQTASQSLLVGGPFKAGKVIVVGDTSCFTDEDSDRDGQPNLADGDNFRLVERLLSW